A single Dreissena polymorpha isolate Duluth1 chromosome 14, UMN_Dpol_1.0, whole genome shotgun sequence DNA region contains:
- the LOC127857958 gene encoding uncharacterized protein LOC127857958 isoform X1: MAEDNDKYSRRSFVSSLPSDYSDVQPRNYDPEFISAISNQMQVPDSIPVLNGGDTEFDMRRGLDWPEESQGQRRHNMNVPERIMLAGGGHHIGSRQDFHLNFDGLPRGDYYESVGLQTPPRTLTLDERFPSLASEDNDETNNAETRIPNGRTVAVRDPVTPTSEIMMSEESSLQLRSQLHQLNRRLTMLEKNQDIMVNRERLVFGATFGYFILKFMFWFFRSK; this comes from the exons ATGGCTGAAGATAATGACAAG TACTCCAGACGGAGTTTTGTGTCCAGTTTGCCGTCAGACTACAGCGATGTACAGCCACGGAATTACGATCCAGAATTTATATCAGCCATCAGTAATCAGATGCAGGTGCCGGACTCAATCCCTGTTCTAAATGGTGGAGACACTG AGTTTGACATGCGCCGAGGATTGGACTGGCCAGAAGAGTCACAAGGGCAGCGCAGACACAACATGAATGTCCCCGAAAGAATAATGTTAGCAG GGGGAGGTCATCACATTGGTTCACGACAAGACTTTCACCTGAACTTTGATGGACTTCCCAGGGGAGACTACTACGAATCTGTCGGACTTCAGACCCCGCCAAGGACCCTAACTCTGGATGAGAGGTTTCCCTCTCTTGCTTCGGAGGATAATGATGAGACAAATAATGCAGAGACTAGAATACCAAATGG CAGAACTGTGGCTGTGAGAGATCCTGTGACACCGACATCAGAGATAATGATGTCAGAGGAGAGTTCACTGCAGTTACGCTCACAG TTGCATCAGTTAAACAGAAGACTGACAATGCTTGAAAAAAATCAAGACATCATGGTGAACAGAGAAAGGCTAGTTTTTGGAGCGACATTCGGATATTTTATTCTCAAATTCATGTTTTGGTTTTTCCGCAGTAAATGA
- the LOC127857958 gene encoding transport and Golgi organization protein 11-like isoform X2, with the protein MAEDNDKYSRRSFVSSLPSDYSDVQPRNYDPEFISAISNQMQVPDSIPVLNGGDTEFDMRRGLDWPEESQGQRRHNMNVPERIMLAGGGHHIGSRQDFHLNFDGLPRGDYYESVGLQTPPRTLTLDERFPSLASEDNDETNNAETRIPNGTVAVRDPVTPTSEIMMSEESSLQLRSQLHQLNRRLTMLEKNQDIMVNRERLVFGATFGYFILKFMFWFFRSK; encoded by the exons ATGGCTGAAGATAATGACAAG TACTCCAGACGGAGTTTTGTGTCCAGTTTGCCGTCAGACTACAGCGATGTACAGCCACGGAATTACGATCCAGAATTTATATCAGCCATCAGTAATCAGATGCAGGTGCCGGACTCAATCCCTGTTCTAAATGGTGGAGACACTG AGTTTGACATGCGCCGAGGATTGGACTGGCCAGAAGAGTCACAAGGGCAGCGCAGACACAACATGAATGTCCCCGAAAGAATAATGTTAGCAG GGGGAGGTCATCACATTGGTTCACGACAAGACTTTCACCTGAACTTTGATGGACTTCCCAGGGGAGACTACTACGAATCTGTCGGACTTCAGACCCCGCCAAGGACCCTAACTCTGGATGAGAGGTTTCCCTCTCTTGCTTCGGAGGATAATGATGAGACAAATAATGCAGAGACTAGAATACCAAATGG AACTGTGGCTGTGAGAGATCCTGTGACACCGACATCAGAGATAATGATGTCAGAGGAGAGTTCACTGCAGTTACGCTCACAG TTGCATCAGTTAAACAGAAGACTGACAATGCTTGAAAAAAATCAAGACATCATGGTGAACAGAGAAAGGCTAGTTTTTGGAGCGACATTCGGATATTTTATTCTCAAATTCATGTTTTGGTTTTTCCGCAGTAAATGA